GGCGGAGGAGGTCAAGGCGCACTTCCCGGAGCAGCTCCTGGAGACGGCCATCCCCCGCAACGTCCGCATCTCGGAGGCGCCGAGCTACCAGCAGACCGTGGTCACCTACGACCCGGCCTCCGCCGGCGCCGTGGCCTACCGCGAGGCGGCCGCTGAGATCGCCCGGAGGGGTGCCCCGCAGGCGCGTTGACCCGACGCAGGCAGACGGCCCCCTTTCCGGCGCGGGAGGGGGCCATCTGTTGTACCCCGCGGAGACGGGCAGTCTCCCCGTCCCCCATCGATCGACAACGGCAGTGCATTGATTTTGATTCTCTCTTGGGTGATCGCGGGGAATGGAGGGTTTCACGTGAAACGATCACCAGTCCTGCGTGCGGGGCTGGATGAGACGCGCTGAGGGGCGAATCCCGATGCATCTGTCGACTTCGTGAAGGGCGGGCGAGAGACTGTGCACGCGCACAGAGCCGCCCCTCGGAGTCGCCCAGGCGACAACGGGAGGAACCGTGGCACCGGTATTCCGGGCGACGAAGGAAGCGAGCTCGCTTGGCGTCCCATACCAGTATCAGCGTCGTTCCCCCCTGTACCAAGGCTGTGGGGCAAGGGGAATCCCGACCCGCCTGTGGAGAACCCCATGCCTCACGGGCAGATGAAGGCGAGGCGGGCGTGTTGATATGTGGATGGATCCTGTGGATAGAGTGACCTTCGGAGTCAGTTGACCGTCGGAGACCAGCAGCGTATGCCCGGATTCCGCCCCCGGGACATGCTGTGGTCTCTGCTGTGAGTCACATGTTCGCTGCGCCCTCACAGGAGAATCGAGGAACCTGTGATGCGAGTGGGTCGGCGTGGATTCGGCTGCTCCGCCGGCCGCTCGTTCGACGGACGCCTCAAATGAGTGACCTCGTGACCTTCCAACGCCCACACCTGCTCTTGGGGTCTCGAAACCCTCTCCCGCTGCACGACACGTGGTTGTCGTCGGTGGAGGCGACGGCGTGGAGGCAGCTTGTTGCCGGCATCGGAATGTTCACCGACGACGAGGGACTCCCAGAGGTGTTTCACGTGAAACCAACCAGCGTTCAGCGAGTGGCCAGACACTCGATCGCAGCGGTTCTCTATGCGACCGTCGCTTGACGTGAACCACCACCACTCTCAGCGAAGACGCACGTGGTCGATCCATCTGCGGTCACGTGAGCTGCTCGTCTTGGGAGGTGCGGTCCGATCGATCACCCAATCCCACCCCCGCCGGCTCATATCGGCGCTGTCGCCTCACGTTCAGTCAATGCCGGTGCGGCAGGTGCCGGCCCGCGCCCCCTCGGCGTCATGCCATGTTTCACGTGAAACGCACCACCTGAACCACCCCTCTACTGAGTATCGGGCGGAGCGGGGAGGGTAGAGGGTGTCACCCAGCCGTCCAAAGTCGTCGGCAGAGTCAGCGGATGGAACGGTCCCTATCCAGCGCCGTTGCGTGGAAAGCGGGATCGACGGGTGGAGCCCAACCCCACCCACGGCCTGGGTGATCCACCTGTATACCGCCCCGTTTCACGTGAAACAGGACCCTCCTGACGCGCTGGCCACCATGGGGTGTGTACCCCGGCAGGACGCCACAGCGACAACAATGCTCTCCGGTGACACGTTTCAGCAGAGGCGTTCAGTGACGTGACGGACCATGACGCAGTCCGCCCACACGCATGTCATTGAGAAGCATGTTCCCATGAGCCTGCCAGCGGTGAGCGTCACTCATTGCCCATGCGGATGCCCTCCTAGAGAGCAGTCACCACCGGCCCTCGAGGCATCCCCGGCCAACCCGCCTCGGCGCGGGCGTTTCACGTGAAACGACCCCCGGGCCACCGGGTACCGCCTAGAATGAGGGCACACCCGACCGCAGGAGGATCCATGAGCACCCGCAGGGGAGGCCTGGGCCGAGGGCTCGGAGCCCTCATTCAGAACACCGCCGAGATCGAGCAGCCGCCGACGAGGGAGGACTCCAGCCCCTCGGCGGCGTCCTCGAACAAGACCACAGCCGCCCCCGCGAAGCGGTCCACGCGCACGGCCAGGACCGCTGAGTCATCTCAGAACGGCCTGCCGGCATCGGACGGTGCCACCCAGCAAGACCACAGCTCCGACCGTGCGGAGAAGACCGCTTCTTCCGGGACCGGGTCACAGAAGACAAGTCGGTCCACTGGATCAAAGGGTGCCAAGACCCCCGAACCCACCGCGACACGGTCAGCGCAGGAGGAGGTCCCCCGCCCGGCGGACATCTTCTTCGGCGGTGGCGAGGGCACGTCGGACGAGCCCCCCGAGAGCGGCCGGCACCGCCCCACACGGTCCGCGCGCCCGTCGATGCCCACGGTCAAGGCTCCCTCCAAGCCCGCCCCGAAGTCCGAGACGGAGCAGGCAGCACCCGTCCGGAAGGACGAGCCCGAGGGCACGGTCTCTGCGGACATCGCCGTGCTGCGCGAGCTCCCCGTCGGAGACATCCACCCGAACCCGCGTCAGCCGCGCGAGGTCTTCGACGAGGACCACATGGCCGAACTCGTCGCGTCCATCACCGAAGTCGGCGTCCTGCAGCCGATCGTCGTGCGCGAGGTGGAGGGCGCCGCCACGCCCTACGAGCTGATCATGGGCGAGCGCCGCTGGCGCGCCACCCAGCGTGCCGGCCTCGCGACCATCCCCGCAATCGTCCGGCAGACCCCGGACCAGGACCTGCTGCGGGACGCGCTCCTCGAGAACCTCCACCGTTCTCAGTTGAATCCGCTGGAAGAGGCCGCCGCGTACCAGCAGCTCATGGAGGACTTCTCCTGCACCCAGGAGGAGCTCTCCCAACGGATCGGCCGGTCCCGCCCGCAGATCTCCAACACCCTCCGCCTCCTGAAGCTTCCCCCGCTGGTGCAGCGTCGGGTGGCGGCCGGCGCCCTGACGGCCGGCCACGCCCGCGCCCTCCTGGGCCTGACCGACCCCGCGGAGATGGAGCGGCTGGCCCAGCGGATCGTGTCCGAGGGCCTGTCCGTCCGCGCGACGGAGGACGCCGTGGCCCAGTTGCAGGGGGCCGTGCGCCCCGCCCCGAAGTCCACACGATCCCGCGAGGAGAGCACCCGGCACGAGCGGCTGGACTACTTCGCCACCGCCCTCACCTCCCGGCTCGACACCCAGGTGAAGATCACGCTCGGCGCCCGCAAGGGCAAGATCGCGATCGACTTCGCCTCCGTGGAGGACCTGAACCGCATCATGGACCTCATCCAGGGCGGCGGGGACTCGACCCCCGTGAAGGGCTGACGCGCCGGCGCAGACGCGACGAGGCCCCGTCACCGCATCGGTGACGGGGCCCCGTCGTCTATGGGGGAGTGGCCTCAGCCGAGCAGCGCAGCGAACTCCTTCTCCAGCTGGGCCTTGGGCTTGGCGCCCACCGACTCGGCGACCTTCTCGCCGCCCTGGAAGCCCAGGACCAGCGGGATGGAGGTCACGCCGTACCTAGCGGCGGAGGCCGGGTTCTCGTCCACGTTCAGCTTGGCGACGAGGACCTCGCCCTCGTGCTCGGCGGCCAGCTCGTCGAGCACCGGGCCCAGCATGCGGCACGGGCCGCACCACTCGGCCCAGAAGTCCACGAGGACGGGCAGCTCGGAGTCCAGGACCTTGGCCTGGAAGTCGGCGTCGGTGACGTTGATGGTGCTCATGGTGTTGCTCCTTGTCAGACGGGGTTCGAAGCGGTCATGTCAGTGTCGTTCGGCGTGTTGCCGCTGACACATGTCAGGGGTGTCGGGAAGGACGCTCAGGCGACGGAGTCGGAGTCCGGCGCCGCGGGGGCAGCCTCGGCCACGTCCGCGACCGTGGCCAGGTAGTGCTCCACGTCCTGGGCGGCCACGCAGCCGGAGCCGGCGGCGGTGATGGCCTGGCGGTACGTGTGGTCCGTGACGTCGCCCGCGGCGAACACGCCCGGCACCGAGGTGCGCGACGACGGGTGGTCGATGCGGATGGTGCCGTGCTCGGTGAGCTCCAGCTGGCCCTTCACCAGGTCGGTGCGCGGATCGTGGCCGATCGCCACGAACAGGCCGGTGACCTCGAGGGAGGACTCCTCGCCTGTCACGGTGTCCCGCAGGGTCAGGGTGCTGAGCTTGTCGTCGCCCTGGACCTCGGCCA
This sequence is a window from Micrococcus porci. Protein-coding genes within it:
- the trxA gene encoding thioredoxin; the encoded protein is MSTINVTDADFQAKVLDSELPVLVDFWAEWCGPCRMLGPVLDELAAEHEGEVLVAKLNVDENPASAARYGVTSIPLVLGFQGGEKVAESVGAKPKAQLEKEFAALLG
- a CDS encoding ParB/RepB/Spo0J family partition protein, giving the protein MPASDGATQQDHSSDRAEKTASSGTGSQKTSRSTGSKGAKTPEPTATRSAQEEVPRPADIFFGGGEGTSDEPPESGRHRPTRSARPSMPTVKAPSKPAPKSETEQAAPVRKDEPEGTVSADIAVLRELPVGDIHPNPRQPREVFDEDHMAELVASITEVGVLQPIVVREVEGAATPYELIMGERRWRATQRAGLATIPAIVRQTPDQDLLRDALLENLHRSQLNPLEEAAAYQQLMEDFSCTQEELSQRIGRSRPQISNTLRLLKLPPLVQRRVAAGALTAGHARALLGLTDPAEMERLAQRIVSEGLSVRATEDAVAQLQGAVRPAPKSTRSREESTRHERLDYFATALTSRLDTQVKITLGARKGKIAIDFASVEDLNRIMDLIQGGGDSTPVKG